The segment TTACCGCTGAATACAAACCGGTTGCAGAATCAAAATTTGGTGAGCTTTCAGCCGAGTTCGATTTGGTGCTTGGCGTCACTCCGGATGAGAACGCTCAGTTTCCGATTCAAGGCGGCGTTTCGAAACCATCTCGTCGCTGAGCCAGTTTTTGAGCCAACCGTGGCTTCCGTGGCTGTGGCTTCCAGCCGCAGTATTTTGGCCCGATCCGGCAATCAATTTCGTCCACGAATCACACGAAGCTCCACGAATAGAATGCGGCCCACGAAGAGCCCGCTTTAGAACGTCCTGAAACATCCTACCTATCGAAAAAAAATCCGTCCGGTTTGCAATTCTTTGACCATCACTGTTCTCACACAGAATTTTTGATGTTCAAACCCTGAATCGGTACATAATGATCCGGCTGTTTTCATCCGCAAATTCGCGTCAGGATCAGAAAATGTCAGATCAGCATACCGATCCAGACAATCTCGATCACGCCGATCATTCCAATGAAGATGCCAGGTCGTTCCAGCGACTGATCGCCCGGGCCAAACACGGCGATGACCAAGCCCTTTCCGACCTTTGGAATCAGTGTCGTGGCTATCTTCTGTCCATCGCCAATCGGGATCTTCAGCCGCCTGAATTGCAAAAGTTCGGTGCCTCCGATGTCGTCCAGCAATCGATGCTGATCGCCAACGAAAAACTGCCCCAGTTCAGTGGCTCGACTCAGGGCCAATTCTTTGCGTGGATGAAACAGGTGGTGCTCAACGAATGTCGCACCCGTCGAAAATCGCTGCGAACTCGAAAGCGCGAAGTCAACCGTGAGCGATCAACGACTGCCGGCTCGAAAGAGGTCCCAGGTTTTCGACAGATC is part of the Mariniblastus fucicola genome and harbors:
- a CDS encoding RNA polymerase sigma factor, whose amino-acid sequence is MSDQHTDPDNLDHADHSNEDARSFQRLIARAKHGDDQALSDLWNQCRGYLLSIANRDLQPPELQKFGASDVVQQSMLIANEKLPQFSGSTQGQFFAWMKQVVLNECRTRRKSLRTRKREVNRERSTTAGSKEVPGFRQITDPYLTPGTRAVSDEQTQLIRVAMSRLDTIDQTVIRLRNWEDQSFESIGKQIGKSAEASRKVWARAIVKLERALKEMNAI